The Amycolatopsis mongoliensis genome includes a window with the following:
- a CDS encoding NCS1 family nucleobase:cation symporter-1: protein MTAAPLTESQQDTTTLPDPRLWNEDLAPAKDRRWKVYDIFALWMSDVHNLGNYTFAAGLFVLGLSAWQVFTALLFGFVIIYFGMNLMGRIGQRTGVPFPVVARISFGTFGANLPALIRAIIAIFWYGIQTYLASVAITLLVLTIDPGLKPLTEHGFLGLHALGWICFVALWAVQALILTRGMESVRKFQDWCGPAIWVVMIALAVWILAAGNWHISLTSSPKQLSTGEQIRQWFGAAGLILATYGTLMLNFCDFSRNAPDQKTVKRGNFWGLPINSTAFALLSVIVTAGSMQVFGEAITDPAELLAKVHSTPVLIVGALTFAIATMGVNIVANFVSPAYDLANIWPKRITFTIGGLISAVAALCVLPWKLYSSPAVVNYFLGGLGAFLGPLFGIMIVDYYLIRRGKVDVAQLFVDGGAYPRVNPRALVTFFPTAALAAVIALVPFFAPAAPYSWFIGTASSALLYFGVSRKHR, encoded by the coding sequence TTGACCGCCGCCCCGCTCACCGAATCCCAGCAAGACACGACCACGCTGCCGGATCCCCGGCTCTGGAACGAAGACCTGGCCCCGGCGAAGGACCGCCGCTGGAAGGTCTACGACATCTTCGCCCTGTGGATGTCGGACGTGCACAACCTCGGCAACTACACCTTCGCGGCCGGGCTCTTCGTGCTCGGCCTGTCGGCCTGGCAGGTGTTCACCGCCCTGCTGTTCGGCTTCGTGATCATCTACTTCGGCATGAACCTGATGGGCCGGATCGGCCAGCGCACCGGCGTCCCGTTCCCGGTCGTCGCGCGGATCAGCTTCGGCACGTTCGGCGCCAACCTGCCCGCGCTGATCCGCGCGATCATCGCGATCTTCTGGTACGGCATCCAGACCTACCTCGCGAGCGTCGCCATCACACTGCTCGTGCTCACCATCGACCCGGGCCTGAAACCGTTGACCGAACACGGTTTCCTCGGCCTGCACGCGCTCGGCTGGATCTGCTTCGTCGCGCTCTGGGCGGTCCAGGCGCTCATCCTGACGCGCGGCATGGAGTCGGTCCGCAAGTTCCAGGACTGGTGCGGCCCCGCCATCTGGGTCGTGATGATCGCCCTCGCGGTGTGGATCCTCGCCGCCGGCAACTGGCACATCTCGCTGACCAGCAGCCCGAAGCAGCTGTCGACGGGCGAGCAGATCCGCCAGTGGTTCGGCGCGGCCGGGCTGATCCTGGCCACCTACGGCACGCTGATGCTGAACTTCTGCGACTTCTCCCGCAACGCCCCGGACCAGAAGACGGTGAAGCGCGGCAACTTCTGGGGCCTGCCGATCAACTCGACGGCGTTCGCGCTGCTGTCGGTGATCGTGACCGCGGGCAGCATGCAGGTGTTCGGCGAAGCGATCACCGACCCGGCCGAACTGCTGGCGAAGGTGCACAGCACGCCGGTGCTGATCGTCGGCGCGCTGACGTTCGCCATCGCCACCATGGGCGTCAACATCGTCGCCAACTTCGTCTCCCCCGCCTACGACCTGGCCAACATCTGGCCGAAGCGGATCACGTTCACCATCGGCGGGCTGATCAGCGCGGTGGCCGCGCTGTGCGTGCTGCCGTGGAAGCTGTACTCGTCGCCGGCGGTCGTCAACTACTTCCTCGGCGGGCTCGGCGCGTTCCTCGGGCCGCTGTTCGGGATCATGATCGTCGACTACTACCTGATCCGGCGCGGCAAGGTGGATGTCGCGCAGCTGTTCGTCGACGGCGGCGCCTACCCGCGGGTCAACCCGCGTGCGCTCGTGACGTTCTTCCCCACCGCCGCGCTGGCCGCGGTGATCGCGCTGGTGCCGTTCTTCGCCCCGGCCGCGCCGTACTCGTGGTTCATCGGCACGGCGTCGTCGGCGCTGCTGTACTTCGGGGTCTCGAGGAAGCACCGATGA
- a CDS encoding aspartate/glutamate racemase family protein encodes MRIVVTNCNTTEAMTKEIEAGARAAASPGTEILARTPKWGPESAEGWLDSFLSAAAVLDLLRGLDEPFDAVVLAGFGEHGREGARELVDVPVVDITEAAAHLACLLGRRYGVVTTLDRTCGLIEDSLHAAGVAQNCVTVTGAGLGVLELTDERRTESALLTAGRRARDAGAEVLVLGCAGMTGLDRKIATMLDIPVIDGVAAAVRLAESLVALGLKTSRAGSYAKPLAKRRTWPD; translated from the coding sequence ATGAGGATCGTCGTCACCAACTGCAACACCACCGAGGCGATGACGAAGGAGATCGAAGCCGGGGCCCGTGCGGCCGCGAGCCCCGGCACCGAAATCCTGGCCAGGACACCGAAGTGGGGTCCGGAGTCGGCCGAGGGCTGGCTGGACAGCTTCCTGTCCGCCGCGGCCGTACTGGACCTGTTGCGGGGCCTGGACGAACCGTTCGACGCGGTCGTGCTCGCCGGGTTCGGCGAGCACGGCCGCGAGGGCGCGCGCGAACTGGTGGACGTCCCGGTCGTCGACATCACCGAAGCGGCCGCGCACCTGGCCTGCCTGCTCGGCCGCCGCTACGGCGTGGTGACCACTTTGGACCGGACGTGCGGGCTGATCGAGGACAGCCTGCACGCGGCCGGGGTGGCCCAGAACTGCGTCACGGTCACCGGCGCCGGGCTCGGCGTGCTGGAGCTGACGGACGAACGCCGCACGGAATCGGCCCTGCTGACCGCCGGCCGCCGAGCCCGGGACGCCGGGGCGGAGGTGCTGGTGCTGGGCTGCGCCGGGATGACGGGGCTCGACCGGAAGATCGCGACGATGCTGGACATCCCGGTGATCGACGGCGTCGCCGCGGCGGTCCGGCTCGCCGAGTCGCTCGTGGCGCTGGGTCTCAAGACCAGCCGCGCGGGCTCGTACGCCAAGCCGCTGGCCAAGCGGCGCACCTGGCCCGATTGA
- a CDS encoding alginate lyase family protein, which produces MRRLRVLGALALSASMILVPVSGTAVAASPPHTVLTDGGKLAAIRQAVRSGHASSAQRDALKAVLDKANTALTAGPWSVMDKPSAPPSGDKHDYMSQAPYWWASEKTPENPQGCPYVSKDGQRNPEADAITDHTYRMWAWDAMYYLSLAWYYTGDAKYAKRAALDIRTWFLDPATRMDPNMTHSQIIPCKTTISGTGIIDSTQSFSQLLDTFALLDGGAPGWTGQDRSGIKAWLAQYLDWMQTSPQAKLELAATNNHGTFLDMQNATIAVYLGKRDTARKIVLDAEQKRFPVQFAADGSQPLELSRTMSWHYVNFNLTAWGRMAELGKNLGVDVWKYRAPNGVTLRKVVDQLIPGALQGAAGWPHQQIGVFDQSIAADIFHAAAEEAHDTDAAAALKKMPLPAGGDTWPVRVSCFPLDPPLK; this is translated from the coding sequence GTGCGAAGGCTCCGCGTTCTGGGCGCGCTGGCGCTGTCGGCGAGCATGATCCTGGTCCCGGTCAGCGGGACGGCGGTGGCCGCGTCGCCACCGCACACCGTCCTCACCGACGGCGGCAAGCTCGCGGCGATCCGGCAGGCCGTCCGGAGCGGCCACGCCTCCAGCGCCCAGCGGGACGCGCTGAAAGCCGTGCTGGACAAGGCGAACACCGCGCTGACCGCCGGCCCGTGGTCGGTCATGGACAAGCCGTCCGCGCCGCCGAGCGGCGACAAGCACGACTACATGAGCCAGGCGCCGTACTGGTGGGCGAGTGAGAAGACGCCGGAGAACCCGCAGGGCTGCCCTTACGTCAGCAAGGACGGCCAGCGCAACCCGGAGGCCGACGCGATCACCGACCACACGTACCGGATGTGGGCCTGGGACGCGATGTACTACCTCTCGCTCGCCTGGTACTACACCGGCGACGCGAAGTACGCGAAGCGGGCGGCGCTGGACATCCGGACCTGGTTCCTCGACCCGGCCACCAGGATGGACCCGAACATGACGCACTCGCAGATCATCCCGTGCAAGACGACGATCAGCGGCACCGGGATCATCGACTCGACCCAGTCGTTCAGCCAGCTCCTCGACACCTTCGCGCTGCTCGACGGCGGCGCACCGGGCTGGACCGGCCAGGACCGCTCCGGGATCAAGGCGTGGCTCGCGCAGTACCTCGACTGGATGCAGACCAGTCCGCAGGCCAAGCTGGAACTGGCCGCCACCAACAACCACGGCACGTTCCTCGACATGCAGAACGCGACGATCGCGGTGTACCTGGGCAAGCGGGACACCGCGCGCAAGATCGTGCTCGACGCGGAGCAGAAGCGGTTCCCGGTGCAGTTCGCCGCCGACGGCAGCCAGCCGCTCGAGCTGTCCCGGACGATGTCCTGGCACTACGTCAACTTCAACCTCACCGCGTGGGGCCGGATGGCGGAGCTCGGGAAGAACCTCGGCGTCGACGTCTGGAAGTACCGGGCGCCGAACGGCGTGACGCTGCGGAAGGTCGTCGACCAGCTGATCCCGGGTGCGCTGCAGGGCGCCGCGGGCTGGCCGCACCAGCAGATCGGCGTGTTCGACCAGTCGATCGCGGCGGACATCTTCCACGCCGCGGCCGAGGAGGCGCACGACACCGACGCGGCCGCCGCGCTGAAGAAGATGCCGCTGCCCGCGGGTGGCGACACGTGGCCGGTGCGCGTGTCGTGCTTCCCGCTCGACCCGCCGCTCAAGTAA
- a CDS encoding glycosyl hydrolase family 18 protein has translation MQRRFALVAAAAAAVVIGALTVAGPATPDAAAATSGGVRIAYYDQWSIYQNAYYLKNVDAIAGNLDYLLYDFENIDPGTLTCFEATKATTPDPGGESDPNAGDGAEDQFADYQKTFGSDISVDGTADTWNQPIAGNFHQLQELKARHPNLKVLLSIGGWTYSKYFSDAAASDASRKKFVSSCLDMFIKGNIPASGGYGGPGTAAGIFDGIDIDWEYPGSPTGHVGNHYSAADTANYTALMAEFRTELDALGGKHYALSAALPGGQDKIAKIQTDRIGQYLDFGNAMTYDMHGAWDATGPTNFQDPLYSSPGDPSGTIPPGTEKYTIDSVIKDYLHGNSAYGIAGGFPAAKLTLGIPFYYRGWTGVPAGANHGLYQSASGPSPGHTLSGNVPGVAMYKELSGVVDNPVDTYWDPVTQSAWFYDGTNFYGGSSAQSVKARTDYIHCTGLGGAMMFSLYDLDPGSTLFHAVVDGLAASTPNCSAPPTTTPPTTPTTPTTPTTPTTPPTTTPTTPPSIPAWAPNTAYATGAKVTYNGITYTCRQAHTSLVGWEPPNVPALWLAD, from the coding sequence ATGCAGCGAAGATTCGCCCTGGTCGCCGCCGCGGCCGCCGCCGTCGTGATCGGTGCGCTGACCGTCGCCGGCCCGGCGACCCCGGACGCGGCCGCCGCCACCTCCGGCGGGGTCCGGATCGCCTACTACGACCAGTGGAGCATCTACCAGAACGCCTACTACCTGAAGAACGTCGACGCGATCGCCGGCAACCTCGACTACCTGCTCTACGACTTCGAGAACATCGACCCGGGCACCCTCACCTGCTTCGAAGCCACGAAAGCGACGACCCCGGACCCCGGTGGCGAGAGCGACCCGAACGCCGGCGACGGCGCCGAGGACCAGTTCGCCGACTACCAGAAGACGTTCGGCTCCGACATCAGCGTCGACGGCACCGCCGACACCTGGAACCAGCCGATCGCCGGCAACTTCCACCAGCTGCAGGAGCTCAAGGCGCGGCACCCGAACCTCAAGGTGCTGCTGTCGATCGGCGGCTGGACGTACTCGAAGTACTTCTCCGACGCCGCCGCGAGCGACGCGTCGCGCAAGAAGTTCGTCAGCTCGTGCCTCGACATGTTCATCAAGGGCAACATCCCGGCGTCCGGCGGCTACGGCGGCCCGGGCACCGCGGCGGGCATCTTCGACGGCATCGACATCGACTGGGAGTACCCGGGCTCACCCACCGGCCACGTCGGCAACCACTACAGCGCGGCCGACACGGCGAACTACACCGCGCTGATGGCCGAGTTCCGCACCGAGCTGGACGCGTTGGGCGGCAAGCATTACGCGCTCTCGGCCGCGCTCCCCGGCGGTCAGGACAAGATCGCGAAGATCCAGACCGACCGGATCGGGCAGTACCTGGACTTCGGCAACGCGATGACCTACGACATGCACGGCGCGTGGGACGCGACCGGGCCGACGAACTTCCAGGACCCGCTGTACTCGTCGCCGGGTGACCCGTCGGGCACGATCCCGCCCGGCACCGAGAAGTACACGATCGATTCGGTGATCAAGGACTACCTGCACGGCAACAGCGCGTACGGCATCGCGGGCGGCTTCCCGGCGGCCAAGCTCACCCTGGGCATCCCGTTCTACTACCGCGGCTGGACCGGCGTGCCGGCCGGGGCGAACCACGGGCTGTACCAGTCCGCTTCGGGTCCGTCCCCCGGGCACACGCTGAGCGGCAACGTCCCCGGTGTCGCGATGTACAAGGAACTGTCCGGTGTCGTCGACAACCCGGTGGACACCTACTGGGACCCGGTCACGCAGTCGGCCTGGTTCTACGACGGGACGAACTTCTACGGCGGCTCGTCGGCGCAGTCGGTCAAGGCACGCACGGACTACATCCACTGCACGGGTCTCGGCGGCGCGATGATGTTCTCGCTCTACGACCTGGACCCGGGGTCGACGTTGTTCCACGCGGTGGTCGACGGCCTCGCGGCCTCGACGCCGAACTGCTCGGCACCGCCGACCACGACGCCACCCACCACTCCTACGACGCCGACAACTCCGACCACGCCCACCACACCGCCTACGACCACCCCCACGACGCCGCCTTCGATCCCCGCGTGGGCACCGAACACGGCGTACGCGACGGGCGCGAAGGTGACCTACAACGGCATCACGTACACGTGCCGCCAAGCCCACACCTCACTGGTGGGCTGGGAACCGCCGAACGTCCCGGCGCTCTGGCTCGCCGACTGA
- a CDS encoding copper transporter, protein MISLRYHVVSIAACFLALAVGVVLGSTALNGSLLSGLAGEKKDLGSQVSDLEAQRNALDARLADADAFAGSMGPKVVAGALDKRSVVLVTTEDARPADRDALKQLIGQSGASVTGEVQLTAAFADPEKADQLRDVVTRLQPAGSKFPTAGDSGTLAGALLGSVLLLDKTTAKPQSSGEELAAAIGGLTDGGFVKAGQEVKPAQLAIVLTGAQASGDSAGDRAATIARFATQLDRSGAGTVLAGDAGSAEGTGALGVVRADTSSTSILSTVDNVDSSAGRVSTVLALKEQLDGGAGRYGIAGNAQAPAPGVGAPNGN, encoded by the coding sequence GTGATTTCGCTGCGCTACCACGTCGTTTCCATCGCCGCCTGCTTCCTCGCGCTCGCCGTCGGCGTCGTGCTCGGTTCGACGGCGCTCAACGGTTCGCTGCTGTCCGGGCTGGCGGGGGAGAAGAAGGACCTCGGCAGCCAGGTCTCCGACCTCGAGGCGCAGCGCAACGCGCTCGACGCCCGGCTGGCCGACGCGGACGCGTTCGCCGGCTCGATGGGGCCGAAGGTCGTCGCCGGGGCGTTGGACAAGCGGTCGGTGGTGCTCGTGACCACCGAGGACGCGCGCCCGGCCGACCGGGACGCGCTCAAGCAGCTGATCGGCCAGTCCGGTGCTTCGGTGACCGGTGAGGTGCAGCTGACGGCCGCGTTCGCCGACCCGGAAAAGGCCGACCAGCTCCGTGACGTCGTCACGCGCCTGCAGCCGGCCGGCTCGAAGTTCCCGACCGCGGGCGACTCCGGCACGCTCGCCGGCGCGCTGCTCGGTTCGGTGCTGCTGCTGGACAAGACCACGGCGAAGCCCCAGTCCTCCGGCGAGGAGCTGGCGGCCGCGATCGGCGGGCTCACCGACGGCGGATTCGTCAAGGCGGGCCAGGAGGTCAAGCCGGCGCAGCTGGCGATCGTGCTGACCGGGGCTCAGGCGAGCGGCGACAGCGCGGGCGACCGCGCGGCGACGATCGCCCGGTTCGCCACGCAGCTCGACCGCAGCGGCGCGGGCACGGTCCTGGCCGGCGACGCCGGTTCCGCGGAGGGGACGGGCGCGCTGGGCGTGGTCCGCGCGGACACGTCGTCGACGTCGATCCTGTCCACTGTGGACAACGTGGACAGCTCGGCCGGGCGGGTGAGCACGGTGCTGGCGCTGAAGGAACAGCTCGACGGCGGCGCCGGCCGCTACGGCATCGCGGGCAACGCGCAGGCCCCCGCGCCCGGTGTCGGCGCCCCCAACGGCAACTGA
- the steA gene encoding putative cytokinetic ring protein SteA, producing MKLTGLLTRNQEPLPGITGVARVDRRTRELLRRISPGDIVVLDQLDLDRATADALVEAEVAGVVNASPSISGRFPNMGPEILVAAGVPLVDSVGGELLRTIKDGTKLRLHDGVVYVGERQVASGIEQTADSVADQMIEAKAGMSTQLEAFSANTIEFLRRERTLILDGVGVPELKVPLRDRHVLVVAGGNGHAEDLKKLKKYVAEHRPVLIGVDAGADTLRVQGYKPDVIVGDPTGIGTTTLRGGAEVVVPAQPDGHAPGVSRIQDLGIGAVTFPASGNAEDLALLLADAHGASLVVTVGFQATLREFLDHGRSGSNPSTFLTRLKLGTKLVDGKAVATLHRSRVSIGAVVLLVLAAVVVVAAALLVSDVGSVYLDWLRHTWNSLAAWGKGLFT from the coding sequence ATGAAGCTCACCGGCTTGCTCACGCGGAACCAAGAACCCCTCCCGGGGATCACCGGGGTCGCCCGGGTCGACCGCCGCACCCGGGAGCTGCTGCGCCGGATCAGTCCCGGCGACATCGTCGTGCTCGACCAGCTGGACCTCGACCGCGCGACGGCCGACGCCCTGGTCGAGGCCGAGGTCGCCGGCGTGGTCAACGCTTCGCCGTCGATCTCCGGCCGGTTCCCGAACATGGGCCCCGAGATCCTCGTCGCGGCCGGTGTCCCGCTGGTCGACTCGGTCGGTGGCGAGCTGCTGCGCACGATCAAGGACGGCACGAAGCTGCGGCTGCACGACGGCGTCGTGTACGTCGGCGAGCGCCAGGTCGCCTCCGGCATCGAGCAGACCGCCGACAGCGTCGCGGACCAGATGATCGAGGCCAAGGCCGGGATGTCGACGCAGCTGGAGGCGTTCTCGGCGAACACCATCGAGTTCCTGCGCCGCGAGCGCACGCTGATCCTCGACGGCGTCGGCGTGCCGGAGCTGAAGGTGCCGCTGCGGGACCGGCACGTGCTGGTCGTCGCGGGCGGCAACGGGCACGCCGAAGACCTGAAGAAGCTCAAGAAGTACGTCGCCGAGCACCGGCCGGTGCTGATCGGCGTCGACGCGGGTGCCGACACGCTGCGCGTGCAGGGCTACAAGCCGGACGTCATCGTCGGCGACCCCACCGGCATCGGCACCACCACGCTGCGCGGCGGCGCGGAGGTCGTGGTGCCCGCCCAGCCGGACGGGCACGCCCCCGGCGTCTCGCGGATCCAGGACCTCGGCATCGGTGCGGTGACGTTCCCGGCGTCGGGCAACGCCGAGGACCTCGCGCTGCTGCTGGCCGACGCGCACGGCGCGAGCCTGGTCGTCACGGTCGGCTTCCAGGCCACCCTGCGCGAGTTCCTCGACCACGGCCGGTCCGGGTCGAACCCGTCGACGTTCCTGACCCGGCTCAAGCTCGGCACGAAGCTCGTCGACGGGAAGGCGGTGGCGACGCTGCACCGCAGCCGGGTGTCGATCGGCGCGGTCGTGCTGCTCGTGCTCGCCGCGGTCGTGGTCGTCGCCGCGGCCCTGCTGGTGTCCGACGTGGGCTCGGTCTACCTGGACTGGCTCCGGCACACCTGGAATTCGCTCGCTGCCTGGGGCAAGGGATTGTTCACGTGA
- a CDS encoding DUF1266 domain-containing protein encodes MILPPPADVEAQLAAARRDGDLDRYLGLLAGEELFVPIRRVDARSILDERAETFPNVYFETGGDEFLQVFTRGALPDLGPDVVAMGGALDWAVDGVGRHERVVFNRGTRSEWRLPGATLQPWLDAHHDEVTPLEEQVERLITAPYGHLEGPIAHALACGAHLAVLNAVPWNVLDARRHDYVAEVRGLRDWWGVPDPPAWRATMADLIGDGYALTPGNLVLMLRLRFAAEYGLRNGEFDPLIWAELVDRWCAENDAADQADELRDTVRRVSRCEQRLRADGLVDADGFVTTALSWDVGRAVNIARWGLAAGYCDALTAELMVLEAGSLARRYHQSWADLSAGYVMGRVLHAEDDEFGEWYAAAVRVHHQLLQDPASPWVNLGFGSLSEESEA; translated from the coding sequence GTGATCCTGCCGCCGCCCGCCGACGTCGAAGCCCAGCTGGCCGCCGCCCGCCGCGACGGCGACCTCGACCGCTACCTCGGCCTGCTGGCCGGGGAAGAGCTGTTCGTCCCGATCCGGCGGGTCGACGCCCGCAGCATCCTCGACGAGCGGGCGGAGACCTTCCCCAACGTCTACTTCGAGACGGGTGGCGACGAGTTCCTGCAGGTCTTCACCCGCGGCGCGCTGCCCGACCTCGGCCCGGACGTCGTCGCCATGGGCGGCGCGCTGGACTGGGCGGTGGACGGTGTCGGGCGGCACGAGCGGGTCGTGTTCAACCGCGGCACGCGCAGCGAGTGGCGGCTGCCGGGCGCGACCCTGCAGCCGTGGCTCGACGCGCACCATGACGAAGTCACCCCGCTGGAGGAGCAGGTCGAGCGGCTGATCACCGCGCCGTACGGGCACCTCGAAGGGCCGATCGCGCACGCGCTGGCCTGCGGCGCGCACCTCGCGGTGCTCAACGCGGTGCCGTGGAACGTGCTCGACGCGCGCCGCCACGACTACGTCGCCGAGGTGCGGGGCCTGCGGGACTGGTGGGGCGTGCCGGACCCGCCGGCGTGGCGCGCGACGATGGCCGACCTGATCGGGGACGGCTACGCGCTGACGCCCGGCAACCTCGTGCTCATGCTGCGGCTTCGGTTCGCCGCCGAGTACGGCCTGCGCAATGGCGAGTTCGACCCGCTGATCTGGGCGGAACTGGTGGACCGGTGGTGCGCGGAGAACGACGCCGCGGACCAGGCCGACGAACTGCGGGACACCGTCCGCCGGGTGTCGCGCTGCGAGCAGCGCCTGCGCGCCGACGGCCTCGTCGATGCGGACGGGTTCGTCACGACGGCGCTGTCGTGGGACGTCGGCCGCGCGGTCAACATCGCCCGGTGGGGTCTCGCCGCCGGTTATTGCGACGCGCTGACAGCGGAGCTGATGGTGCTCGAAGCCGGTTCGCTCGCGCGCCGCTACCACCAGTCATGGGCGGACCTGTCGGCCGGGTACGTCATGGGCCGCGTGCTGCACGCCGAGGACGACGAGTTCGGTGAGTGGTACGCGGCGGCCGTGCGGGTCCACCACCAGCTCCTTCAGGACCCGGCGAGCCCCTGGGTGAACCTCGGTTTCGGGTCCCTTTCGGAGGAATCGGAGGCCTGA
- a CDS encoding zinc-binding alcohol dehydrogenase family protein, translating into MRAVVLREPGPVENLELTDLPLPEPKPGWVRIAVQAFGLNRSELHTRLGLAEGVTFPRVPGIEAVGVVDADPSGEFEPGQQVATMMGGMGRTFDGGYAEYTVVPKGQVIPFRSDLPWEVLGQVPETLQTAYGSLTTGLDLREGQTLLIRGGTSALGFATAALAKDLGATVFATTRQPERLETLREHGVDHPLLDDGDVADQVRKIVPDGVDAALELVGTPTLPDTLKATRVHGTVCFTGMLSNQWTISNFYPIGYLPAGVRLTAYGGEADDLPASVLQRHLDRIAAGETSLGPAKVYAMTEIRQAHDDLEHNRTAGKLVVLTGRAEGAAP; encoded by the coding sequence ATGCGCGCGGTCGTACTCCGAGAACCCGGTCCCGTCGAGAACCTCGAGCTGACGGACCTCCCGTTGCCTGAGCCGAAGCCGGGCTGGGTGCGGATCGCCGTCCAGGCGTTCGGCCTCAACCGGTCCGAGCTGCACACGCGCCTGGGCCTGGCCGAGGGCGTCACGTTCCCGCGCGTGCCCGGCATCGAAGCCGTCGGCGTGGTCGACGCCGACCCCAGCGGCGAATTCGAGCCCGGGCAGCAGGTCGCGACCATGATGGGCGGCATGGGCCGCACCTTCGACGGCGGCTACGCCGAATACACCGTGGTGCCGAAGGGGCAGGTCATCCCGTTCCGCTCGGACCTGCCGTGGGAGGTGCTCGGCCAGGTTCCCGAGACGCTGCAGACCGCGTACGGCTCGCTCACCACCGGCCTCGACCTGCGCGAAGGACAGACCCTGCTGATCCGCGGCGGGACGTCCGCGCTCGGGTTCGCCACCGCGGCCCTGGCGAAGGACCTCGGCGCCACCGTCTTCGCCACCACCCGGCAGCCGGAAAGGCTCGAAACCCTGCGCGAACACGGCGTCGACCACCCCCTGCTCGACGACGGCGACGTCGCGGACCAGGTCCGGAAAATCGTGCCCGACGGGGTCGACGCGGCCCTCGAGCTCGTCGGGACCCCGACCTTGCCGGACACCCTGAAGGCCACCCGTGTGCACGGCACGGTCTGCTTCACGGGCATGTTGTCGAACCAATGGACGATCTCGAACTTCTATCCGATCGGCTACCTTCCCGCCGGGGTGCGGTTGACCGCTTATGGTGGTGAGGCGGACGACCTGCCCGCCTCCGTCCTCCAGCGCCACCTCGACCGGATCGCCGCCGGCGAAACGAGTCTCGGCCCGGCGAAGGTGTACGCGATGACGGAGATCCGGCAGGCGCACGACGACTTGGAACACAACCGGACGGCGGGCAAGCTCGTCGTGCTGACCGGCCGAGCGGAGGGAGCCGCCCCGTGA
- a CDS encoding MarR family winged helix-turn-helix transcriptional regulator produces the protein MSLSREHDAAWRGFLRSSALLLRVLDAELRAEHGMTHRTYDALVQLSEAPGRRLHMKDLAAALVHSASGLTRIVDGLERSGYARREPDPANRRSTLVVLTPEGLAALEKAWPTHVRGVERHFAAQVSPEQARVLAEVFRGITTNLEDGPPPAS, from the coding sequence GTGAGCCTGTCCCGAGAGCACGACGCCGCGTGGCGGGGATTCCTGCGCTCGTCGGCGCTGCTGCTGAGGGTGCTGGACGCGGAGCTGCGGGCCGAGCACGGGATGACGCACCGGACCTACGACGCGCTGGTCCAGCTCTCGGAGGCCCCCGGCCGCCGGCTGCACATGAAGGATCTGGCGGCGGCGCTGGTGCACAGCGCGAGCGGGCTGACCCGGATCGTGGACGGCCTCGAGCGGTCGGGGTACGCGCGGCGCGAGCCGGACCCGGCCAACCGCCGGTCCACGCTGGTGGTGCTGACGCCGGAAGGCCTGGCCGCGCTGGAGAAGGCGTGGCCGACGCACGTCCGCGGCGTCGAGCGCCACTTCGCCGCCCAGGTGAGTCCCGAGCAGGCGCGGGTGCTGGCGGAGGTCTTCCGCGGCATCACCACGAACCTCGAGGACGGCCCGCCCCCGGCGTCGTGA